Proteins from a genomic interval of Sphingopyxis sp. QXT-31:
- a CDS encoding TetR/AcrR family transcriptional regulator, producing MMANKDNSVNIKSDGAKAAGAYHHGDLRAAVIAAGLERLAKGDGAELGLRALARDVGVSATALYRHFPDKEALLDALADEGLRRLGALQAQAWLKAGGGVAGFKATGLTYVRFAHDESALFRLSFTRQMVERKEESDGGEVAYNLLRAGVGEALPGVKDPDVAALHAWALVHGLAMLVLDRRIDWDEAMVEKVVGLTFGGLA from the coding sequence ATGATGGCGAACAAAGATAACAGTGTCAACATAAAAAGCGACGGCGCGAAGGCGGCGGGCGCCTATCATCATGGTGACCTGCGCGCGGCGGTGATCGCTGCGGGGCTCGAACGGCTGGCGAAGGGCGACGGTGCCGAACTGGGCCTGCGCGCGCTGGCGCGCGACGTCGGGGTCAGCGCAACCGCACTTTACCGCCATTTTCCCGACAAGGAGGCGCTGCTCGACGCGCTCGCCGACGAAGGGCTGCGTCGGCTCGGCGCGCTGCAGGCGCAGGCTTGGCTGAAGGCGGGCGGCGGGGTCGCGGGGTTCAAGGCCACCGGCCTGACCTATGTCCGCTTCGCACACGACGAGTCAGCGTTGTTCCGCCTGAGTTTTACGCGCCAGATGGTCGAGCGCAAGGAAGAGAGCGACGGCGGCGAGGTCGCATACAATCTGCTGCGCGCCGGGGTCGGCGAGGCGCTGCCAGGCGTGAAAGATCCCGATGTGGCCGCGCTGCACGCGTGGGCGCTGGTCCACGGGCTTGCGATGCTGGTGCTCGACCGGCGGATCGACTGGGACGAGGCGATGGTTGAGAAGGTCGTCGGGCTGACCTTCGGCGGGCTCGCCTGA
- a CDS encoding 8'-apo-carotenoid 13,14-cleaving dioxygenase, which produces MASNVESLIRGAVVKGIGKVADFNRKRLPRPTDAHPFLTGIHKPMTEEVTLEELRVDGEIPAALTGRYLRNGPNPAIAPDPASYHWFTGAGMVHGIRIEGGKAVWYRNRWVRGSEACEALGEELPPGPRHITNDAPNTNVVGLAGRTFAIVEAGGKPVELGYELDTIAHNPFDGTLLGGYTAHPHHDPVTDEMHAITYRGDEPNKVWHVVLDQDAQVTRELAIPVRDGPSIHDCAITENYVLVLDLPVTFSMKMLLSGYRFPYAWNEAHQARVGLLPRKGSAEEIIWVPVEPCYVFHPANAYETEDGKVIVDVVAHETMFASSKRGPDSEKSRMERWTIDPAAGTTTRTVIHDHAQEFPRYDERLTTKPYRYVYSVAIPDGTSTEWALAETKLFRHDLNAGTTDVHDFGPGRHPGEFVFVPRSAAGAEDDGWLIGLVVDMNDETTDLVILNADDFTGKPQAVVHLPHRVPPGFHGNWVAD; this is translated from the coding sequence ATGGCCAGCAACGTAGAAAGCCTGATCCGCGGCGCCGTCGTCAAGGGCATCGGCAAGGTCGCCGACTTCAACCGCAAGCGCCTCCCCCGCCCCACCGACGCGCACCCCTTCCTGACCGGCATCCACAAGCCGATGACCGAGGAGGTCACGCTCGAGGAACTGCGCGTCGACGGCGAAATCCCCGCCGCGCTGACCGGTCGCTATCTGCGCAACGGCCCCAACCCCGCGATCGCGCCGGATCCCGCCAGCTATCACTGGTTCACCGGCGCCGGTATGGTGCACGGCATCCGCATCGAGGGCGGCAAGGCCGTCTGGTACCGCAACCGCTGGGTGCGCGGCAGCGAGGCGTGCGAAGCCTTGGGAGAGGAACTGCCCCCCGGTCCGCGCCACATCACCAACGACGCGCCGAACACCAATGTCGTCGGCCTGGCGGGCCGCACCTTCGCGATCGTCGAGGCGGGCGGCAAACCCGTCGAACTCGGCTATGAACTGGACACCATCGCGCACAACCCGTTCGACGGCACGCTGCTAGGCGGCTACACCGCACACCCGCATCACGACCCCGTCACCGACGAGATGCACGCGATCACCTACCGCGGCGACGAGCCGAACAAGGTGTGGCACGTCGTGCTCGACCAGGACGCGCAGGTTACCCGCGAACTCGCGATTCCGGTCAGAGACGGCCCCTCGATCCACGACTGCGCGATCACCGAAAATTATGTGCTGGTCCTCGACCTGCCCGTGACCTTCTCGATGAAGATGCTGCTGTCGGGCTATCGCTTCCCCTACGCGTGGAACGAGGCGCATCAGGCGCGCGTCGGCCTCCTCCCCAGGAAAGGCAGCGCCGAGGAGATCATCTGGGTGCCGGTCGAGCCCTGCTATGTCTTCCACCCCGCCAACGCCTATGAAACCGAAGACGGCAAGGTGATCGTCGACGTCGTCGCGCACGAAACGATGTTCGCGAGTTCCAAGCGCGGCCCCGACAGCGAGAAATCGCGCATGGAGCGCTGGACGATCGACCCGGCCGCCGGCACCACGACGCGCACCGTCATCCACGATCATGCGCAGGAATTCCCGCGCTACGATGAGCGGCTGACGACCAAGCCGTATCGCTATGTTTACAGTGTTGCCATTCCCGACGGCACGTCGACCGAATGGGCGCTGGCCGAGACGAAGCTGTTCCGCCACGACTTGAATGCCGGGACCACCGACGTCCATGATTTCGGCCCCGGCCGCCATCCCGGCGAGTTCGTCTTCGTGCCGCGCAGCGCGGCGGGCGCTGAGGATGACGGCTGGCTGATCGGCCTCGTTGTCGACATGAACGACGAGACCACCGACCTCGTCATCCTGAATGCCGACGATTTTACCGGCAAGCCGCAGGCGGTGGTCCACCTGCCGCACCGCGTCCCGCCGGGCTTCCACGGCAACTGGGTCGCCGACTGA
- a CDS encoding DMT family transporter: MRVRDFLLLVAVCLIWAFNNVLSKIIVSNWAIPPLFYVTMRFAVVAVVMLPWLLPMPRPAWRIVAIALCLGGGSFALLFMGLQTTSPSAAAIVLQLGVPFTMLLSVLMLGERIHWRRGIGIALTLIGVLIVTWRPGFALSHGLWLVAASAFAGAAGAVLMKQVDDVTPFRFQAWVGFVSVVALGLASATVETGQWTAAAAAGWPFAAAVLFTALVVSVGAHSVYYHLIQRYEANLLAPLTLMTPLGTIGLGVLITHDPFDLRMGIGGALAMIGVLIVALRRKPATELLVEREVR; encoded by the coding sequence GTGCGCGTCCGCGATTTCCTGCTTCTTGTTGCCGTGTGCCTGATCTGGGCCTTCAACAATGTGCTGAGCAAGATCATCGTCAGCAACTGGGCGATTCCGCCGCTCTTCTATGTCACCATGCGCTTCGCGGTGGTCGCGGTGGTGATGCTGCCCTGGCTGCTGCCGATGCCGCGCCCGGCGTGGCGCATCGTCGCGATCGCGCTCTGCCTCGGCGGCGGCAGTTTTGCGTTGCTTTTCATGGGGCTGCAAACCACCTCGCCCTCCGCCGCGGCGATCGTGCTGCAACTCGGCGTGCCCTTCACGATGCTGCTGTCGGTGCTGATGCTCGGCGAGCGCATCCACTGGCGACGCGGCATCGGCATCGCGCTGACGCTGATCGGCGTGCTGATCGTGACGTGGCGGCCGGGCTTTGCGCTGTCGCACGGATTGTGGCTGGTCGCGGCTTCGGCCTTTGCGGGTGCGGCCGGTGCGGTGCTGATGAAGCAGGTCGACGACGTCACTCCGTTCCGCTTCCAGGCGTGGGTCGGTTTTGTCTCGGTGGTCGCGCTCGGCCTCGCCTCGGCGACGGTCGAGACGGGGCAATGGACGGCCGCGGCGGCGGCAGGCTGGCCCTTTGCGGCCGCCGTCCTGTTCACCGCGCTGGTCGTCTCGGTCGGCGCGCATTCGGTCTATTACCACCTGATCCAGCGCTACGAGGCCAATCTGCTCGCGCCGCTGACGCTGATGACGCCGCTCGGGACGATCGGGCTCGGCGTGCTGATCACGCACGATCCGTTCGACCTGCGCATGGGCATCGGCGGCGCGCTGGCGATGATCGGCGTGCTGATCGTCGCGCTGCGGCGGAAGCCGGCGACCGAATTGCTGGTGGAGCGCGAGGTGCGGTAG
- a CDS encoding beta/gamma crystallin-related protein: MLASPLAAQDKSKTIEGTLTLFEGQKFDGDYYRLEKDEPSLQHAFLVGSIAVYPGEVWDLCDKPKLKGNCLTISANETGIGKAMIRLARVKPKQ, from the coding sequence TTGCTTGCAAGTCCGCTTGCCGCACAGGATAAATCCAAGACGATCGAAGGCACGCTGACCCTGTTCGAGGGCCAGAAGTTCGACGGGGATTACTACCGTCTAGAGAAGGACGAGCCTTCGCTGCAGCACGCCTTTCTGGTCGGCAGCATCGCCGTCTATCCCGGCGAAGTCTGGGACCTGTGCGACAAGCCCAAGTTAAAGGGCAATTGCCTGACCATCTCAGCCAACGAGACCGGCATCGGCAAGGCGATGATCAGGTTGGCCCGCGTGAAGCCCAAGCAGTAA
- a CDS encoding DUF2218 domain-containing protein, which yields MSPAPFGAIARVPTTHASKYLQQLCKHWQHNLKVEFTPEHGTVTFPKDARGATWAGDALVTFDAGAAALTVRIEASSAEHVEAMKGVVARHLDRFAFREAPLGFDWSAG from the coding sequence ATGAGCCCTGCCCCATTTGGCGCGATCGCCCGCGTCCCGACCACGCACGCCAGCAAATATCTCCAGCAGCTGTGCAAGCATTGGCAGCATAATCTGAAGGTCGAGTTCACCCCCGAGCACGGCACCGTGACCTTTCCCAAGGACGCGCGCGGCGCGACCTGGGCGGGTGACGCGCTGGTGACCTTCGATGCCGGCGCCGCGGCGCTGACGGTGCGGATCGAGGCCAGCAGCGCGGAGCATGTCGAGGCGATGAAGGGCGTCGTCGCGCGCCACCTCGACCGCTTTGCGTTCCGCGAGGCGCCGCTCGGCTTCGATTGGTCGGCGGGCTAA
- a CDS encoding sensor domain-containing diguanylate cyclase, which produces MKRSLPPTVETLFWSLLTALGYFLLASLSLYATKGADNIAAVWPPSGYFLALLLLMAPRARLASFAGMIVASTAANMLSGAPALLSAAFTTANTAEGAVALWLINSREKGVLSFMATRSVGNFCVGAIAGSFASAGLATLLTGGDFEFFRSWLTTVALGMLIVTPPVVMLARLAESGLLRHTNRSTIVESVVMMTIAAGVTAICFSQAEYPVTFIPCVAVVAASYRLGPFGAAGSVFIVTIIASLMTSQGLGPIAHMDKSPTTIVLFLQFYLLTLLGTALPLAALLVGRQRLAKRLEQSNRWLLQAEAAALVGHWRVDLIRWTIQWSDQAYRIHGIEPGTVMTVQSSLDLYMPEDATRMRKVLEQAALTGAPFEFQGRIIRPDDEVRDISSHGSIELSRSGKPVGIFGTIQDVTETVENARMLEDARSVAEAAANTDALTGLPNRRHTLAFLERALVGARENGAPLAVAIFDIDHFKRINDVHGHSVGDEVIRRVGHRAKAVLREEDMVGRFGGEEFVCILQRSSAQAAELVAERIRQAIEGGGRSTDNVPPATVSIGVAVYADEAGVEELLQRADEALYVAKREGRNRLRMAA; this is translated from the coding sequence ATGAAGCGGTCGCTACCCCCCACGGTCGAGACGCTGTTCTGGTCACTTTTGACGGCGCTGGGCTATTTCCTGCTCGCCAGCCTGTCCCTGTACGCGACCAAAGGCGCCGACAATATCGCCGCGGTGTGGCCGCCCAGCGGCTATTTCCTTGCGCTTTTGCTGCTGATGGCGCCGCGCGCGCGCTTGGCCTCGTTCGCCGGAATGATCGTCGCCAGCACCGCCGCGAACATGCTGAGCGGTGCACCCGCACTGCTGTCCGCGGCCTTCACCACCGCGAATACCGCCGAGGGCGCGGTCGCGCTGTGGCTGATCAACAGCCGCGAAAAGGGCGTGTTGTCGTTCATGGCGACGCGCTCGGTCGGCAATTTCTGCGTCGGCGCGATCGCGGGGAGCTTTGCCAGCGCCGGGCTCGCGACCTTGCTGACCGGCGGCGATTTCGAATTCTTCCGCTCGTGGCTGACCACCGTCGCGCTCGGCATGCTGATCGTCACCCCGCCGGTGGTGATGCTCGCGCGCCTGGCTGAATCGGGCCTGCTGCGCCACACGAACCGGTCGACGATCGTCGAATCGGTCGTGATGATGACGATCGCGGCGGGGGTGACGGCGATCTGCTTCTCGCAGGCCGAATATCCGGTGACCTTCATTCCCTGCGTCGCGGTGGTCGCGGCCTCGTATCGCCTCGGTCCGTTCGGCGCGGCGGGCAGCGTGTTCATCGTCACGATCATCGCTTCGCTGATGACCAGCCAGGGGCTCGGCCCGATCGCGCATATGGACAAGTCGCCGACGACAATCGTGCTCTTCCTGCAATTTTATCTGCTGACCCTGCTCGGCACCGCGCTGCCGCTCGCCGCGCTCCTCGTCGGGCGCCAGCGGCTCGCCAAACGGCTCGAGCAGAGCAACCGCTGGCTGCTCCAGGCCGAGGCGGCGGCACTCGTCGGCCACTGGCGCGTCGACCTCATCCGCTGGACGATCCAATGGTCGGACCAGGCCTATCGCATCCACGGGATCGAGCCGGGCACCGTGATGACGGTGCAGAGCAGCCTCGACCTCTATATGCCCGAAGATGCGACGCGCATGCGCAAGGTCCTCGAGCAGGCCGCCCTCACCGGCGCGCCGTTCGAATTTCAGGGTCGGATCATCCGCCCCGACGACGAGGTGCGCGACATTTCGTCGCACGGCTCGATCGAGTTAAGCCGCAGCGGCAAGCCGGTGGGAATCTTCGGCACGATCCAGGATGTCACCGAAACCGTCGAAAATGCGCGGATGCTGGAGGATGCGCGGAGCGTCGCCGAGGCGGCCGCGAACACCGACGCGCTGACCGGGCTGCCCAACCGCCGCCACACGCTCGCCTTCCTCGAACGCGCCTTGGTCGGCGCGCGCGAGAATGGCGCGCCGCTGGCGGTCGCGATCTTCGACATCGACCATTTCAAACGCATCAACGACGTCCACGGGCACAGCGTCGGCGACGAGGTGATCCGCCGCGTCGGGCACCGCGCCAAGGCGGTGCTGCGCGAAGAGGATATGGTCGGGCGCTTCGGCGGCGAGGAGTTCGTGTGCATCCTGCAGCGATCGAGCGCGCAGGCCGCCGAACTGGTCGCCGAACGCATCCGCCAGGCGATCGAGGGCGGCGGCCGCTCGACCGATAATGTCCCGCCCGCGACGGTCAGCATCGGCGTCGCGGTCTATGCCGACGAGGCGGGGGTCGAGGAACTGCTCCAGCGCGCCGACGAGGCGCTGTACGTCGCCAAGCGCGAGGGGCGGAACCGGCTGCGGATGGCAGCGTAA
- the rplL gene encoding 50S ribosomal protein L7/L12 — MADLAKIVEELSTLTVLEAADLSKMLEEKWGVSAAAAVAAAPAAAAAGPAAEEQTEFDVILTGDGGNKINAIKEVRAITGLGLGEAKALVESAPKAIKEGVNKAEAEELKKRLEAAGATVELK; from the coding sequence ATGGCTGATCTTGCAAAGATCGTTGAAGAACTGTCGACCCTGACCGTCCTCGAAGCGGCTGACCTGTCGAAGATGCTCGAAGAAAAGTGGGGCGTTTCGGCCGCCGCTGCTGTTGCTGCCGCTCCGGCCGCTGCCGCTGCCGGTCCGGCTGCCGAAGAGCAGACCGAATTCGACGTCATCCTGACCGGTGACGGCGGCAACAAGATCAACGCGATCAAGGAAGTCCGCGCGATCACCGGCCTGGGCCTCGGCGAAGCCAAGGCGCTCGTCGAGAGCGCGCCGAAGGCGATCAAGGAAGGCGTCAACAAGGCCGAAGCCGAGGAGCTCAAGAAGCGTCTCGAAGCAGCCGGCGCGACCGTCGAACTGAAGTAA
- a CDS encoding NTP transferase domain-containing protein — protein sequence MTDTSVKLGSILILAGRRPGAVDALAEAHGVADKCLVPVAGRPMIAHVLASAAQSDAATIFVSSHHDGLADDLGDIIVDRLGDRLVFVGAADNLADSVLAVAEQAAFPLLITTADNCLLSPDTIAEIGAEAARLGVEAGVALARREDVLAAHPEGQRRFYEFSDVAVSNCNSYWIGHRGALKAAEVFRGGGQFVKKPVRVMQAFGLINLLRFRFGLGPIHHIFRRISRHLKVDVAPLLVRDGATAVDVDNERSLRATEAIMERRQPPQRPAADLLLGLHAGQPDHRLADAGLVG from the coding sequence ATGACCGATACGTCCGTAAAATTGGGTTCGATCCTGATTCTCGCCGGGCGCCGGCCGGGCGCGGTGGATGCGCTCGCCGAGGCGCATGGCGTCGCCGACAAATGCCTGGTGCCCGTCGCGGGGCGGCCGATGATCGCGCATGTCCTCGCCAGCGCCGCGCAAAGCGACGCCGCGACGATCTTCGTGTCGAGCCATCATGACGGGCTCGCCGACGATCTCGGCGATATCATTGTCGATCGCCTGGGCGACCGGCTGGTTTTTGTCGGCGCCGCCGACAATCTTGCCGATTCGGTGCTCGCGGTCGCCGAGCAGGCGGCTTTTCCGCTGCTGATCACCACCGCCGACAATTGCCTCTTGTCTCCCGACACTATTGCCGAGATCGGCGCCGAGGCCGCGCGGCTGGGCGTCGAGGCCGGGGTGGCGCTCGCGCGGCGCGAGGATGTACTCGCCGCGCATCCCGAGGGGCAGCGGCGCTTCTACGAATTTTCGGACGTCGCGGTGTCGAACTGCAACAGCTACTGGATCGGCCATCGCGGCGCGCTGAAGGCCGCGGAGGTGTTCCGCGGCGGCGGGCAGTTCGTCAAGAAACCGGTGCGCGTGATGCAGGCCTTCGGCCTCATCAACCTGCTGCGCTTTCGCTTCGGCCTCGGGCCGATCCACCATATCTTCCGCCGCATCTCGCGGCACCTGAAGGTCGATGTGGCGCCCTTGCTCGTGCGCGACGGGGCGACCGCGGTCGATGTCGACAACGAAAGGTCGCTGCGCGCGACCGAGGCGATCATGGAGAGGCGCCAGCCGCCGCAGCGGCCGGCCGCGGATTTACTGCTTGGGCTTCACGCGGGCCAACCTGATCATCGCCTTGCCGATGCCGGTCTCGTTGGCTGA
- a CDS encoding D-alanine--D-alanine ligase family protein, whose translation MRTTHLEPTRLTDALRDQRLLFIAKHARWTGGLHPDDGNHALYHREIREILEGLGLPLVVADSYTALFDRPDADFVFPLLNRGGFFNSEMLLPLLCNRLRLPYVGASPIVRGLSDDKHLTKLEAAARGVPTAPWALFRRGAPIDVSRCPPAARWVIKPNNSSASWGIRDAHDRVELAQAVAEIHALDHDAIVEPFIAGSDVEVPVITLDGAPAMLPMMIFEQADPTHLRTYQEKRDLIDRSAKYSLKLLDAPEIAERIAALTVQMAEIFRPFDFGRFEFRVDFATGEVRLLEVNLNCNLWSEKVFGRAAVAAGFSQSDLIETIVAESMLRQLAPAAARRDAA comes from the coding sequence ATGCGAACGACCCATCTCGAGCCGACCCGGCTGACCGACGCCCTCCGCGACCAGAGGCTGCTGTTCATCGCCAAACATGCGCGCTGGACCGGCGGCCTCCACCCCGACGACGGCAATCACGCGCTCTATCACCGCGAGATCCGCGAAATCCTCGAAGGCCTCGGCCTGCCGCTCGTCGTCGCCGACAGCTACACCGCGCTGTTCGACCGGCCCGACGCCGATTTCGTCTTTCCGCTGCTCAACCGCGGCGGCTTCTTTAATAGCGAAATGCTGCTGCCCCTGCTCTGCAACCGGCTGCGCCTGCCCTATGTGGGCGCCTCGCCGATCGTGCGCGGGCTGTCCGACGACAAGCATCTCACCAAGCTCGAGGCCGCGGCGCGCGGCGTACCGACCGCGCCCTGGGCTTTGTTCCGCCGCGGCGCGCCGATCGATGTGTCGCGCTGCCCGCCTGCGGCGCGCTGGGTGATCAAGCCCAACAACAGCTCGGCATCGTGGGGCATCCGCGACGCGCACGACCGCGTCGAACTGGCGCAGGCGGTGGCCGAAATCCACGCGCTCGACCATGACGCGATCGTCGAGCCCTTCATTGCAGGCAGCGATGTCGAGGTGCCGGTGATCACGCTGGACGGCGCCCCCGCGATGCTGCCGATGATGATCTTCGAACAGGCCGACCCGACGCATTTGCGCACCTATCAGGAAAAGCGCGACCTGATCGACCGCAGCGCCAAATACAGCCTCAAACTGCTCGACGCGCCCGAGATCGCCGAACGGATCGCCGCGCTGACGGTGCAGATGGCCGAAATCTTCCGTCCGTTCGACTTCGGTCGTTTCGAGTTCCGCGTCGATTTTGCGACCGGCGAGGTGCGGCTGCTCGAAGTCAATCTCAACTGCAACCTCTGGTCCGAAAAGGTCTTCGGCCGCGCCGCGGTCGCCGCGGGATTCAGCCAGTCCGATCTGATCGAAACGATCGTCGCCGAATCGATGCTGCGCCAGCTGGCTCCCGCGGCGGCGCGGAGGGACGCGGCATGA
- the rplJ gene encoding 50S ribosomal protein L10 has translation MDRTEKAEAVSSLNATLGSAAAVVVVRNLGMTVAQSTVLRQQMRDAGADFRVTKNRLAKIALDGTSYTGIGDLLTGPTALATSTDPVAAAKIAVEFAKTNDKLEIVGGGMGDVVLDVDGVKALASLPSLDELRAKIIGLVQAPATNVAQIAAAPAGQLARVFGAYAAKEAA, from the coding sequence ATGGATCGTACGGAAAAGGCCGAAGCCGTATCCTCGCTGAACGCTACGCTGGGATCAGCTGCTGCTGTTGTGGTCGTCCGCAACCTCGGCATGACCGTCGCTCAGTCGACGGTGCTGCGCCAGCAGATGCGCGACGCAGGGGCCGACTTTCGCGTCACGAAGAACCGTCTTGCCAAAATCGCGCTCGATGGCACGTCCTACACCGGTATCGGCGACCTGCTGACCGGTCCCACCGCGCTTGCAACCTCGACCGATCCGGTCGCGGCGGCCAAGATCGCGGTGGAGTTTGCCAAGACCAACGACAAGCTTGAAATCGTTGGTGGCGGCATGGGCGACGTGGTCCTCGACGTTGATGGCGTGAAGGCGCTGGCTTCGCTTCCCTCGCTCGACGAGCTGCGCGCCAAGATCATCGGTCTGGTGCAGGCTCCGGCCACCAATGTTGCGCAGATTGCCGCAGCCCCGGCGGGCCAGTTGGCGCGGGTCTTTGGCGCATATGCCGCCAAAGAAGCAGCGTGA
- a CDS encoding PadR family transcriptional regulator — MHFYGHMSGHGCGKRHGMHRGGRGHGFGGGRFGRGPGRGHRDDDEGRGSRRRMFDSGELRLVLLKLIADEPRHGYDLIRRIEELTGGAYAPSPGVIYPTLTLLGDMGQIAAQHSDGAKKLFAITAEGQAELDANAELAEALIARLLAVGDERQRTDSASVRRAMGNLRAVLVNRLGDRDLDETQLHEIVALIDEAAQKIERLA; from the coding sequence ATGCATTTTTACGGACATATGAGCGGGCACGGCTGCGGCAAGCGCCACGGCATGCATCGCGGCGGACGCGGTCATGGTTTCGGCGGCGGCCGGTTCGGGCGCGGGCCTGGCCGCGGCCACCGCGACGACGACGAGGGCCGCGGATCGCGGCGGCGGATGTTCGACAGCGGCGAGCTGCGGCTCGTGCTGCTCAAGCTGATCGCCGACGAGCCGCGCCACGGCTATGATCTGATTCGCCGGATCGAGGAGCTGACCGGCGGCGCCTATGCGCCGAGCCCCGGCGTCATCTATCCCACCCTCACCCTGCTGGGCGACATGGGGCAGATCGCGGCGCAGCACAGCGACGGCGCGAAGAAGCTGTTCGCGATCACCGCCGAGGGCCAGGCCGAGCTCGACGCGAATGCCGAACTCGCCGAGGCGCTGATCGCGCGGCTGTTGGCGGTCGGCGACGAACGCCAGCGCACCGACAGCGCGTCGGTGCGCCGCGCGATGGGCAATTTGCGCGCCGTGCTGGTCAATCGCTTGGGCGACCGCGACCTCGATGAGACGCAATTGCACGAGATCGTCGCGCTGATCGACGAGGCGGCGCAGAAGATCGAGCGGCTGGCATGA